In Bacillus cytotoxicus NVH 391-98, the following are encoded in one genomic region:
- a CDS encoding GNAT family N-acetyltransferase, with translation MKINVREFHVKGQTYRIRSAIHADAEELSKVRLQIDGETENLDREQGEAFIDTQGFEKLIKTDTESSKNLFLVAIVQNKIVGFSRCEGSNLKRLSHKVEFGVCVLKDYWGYRIGKNLLKESIDWADANNIKKIILTVLETNKKAIHLYKTFGFQTEGILRNDKLLSDGQFYHTVIMGRWNG, from the coding sequence ATGAAAATCAATGTACGCGAATTTCACGTAAAAGGACAAACATATAGGATTCGCTCTGCCATACATGCAGATGCTGAAGAATTATCAAAAGTAAGATTACAAATTGACGGTGAAACAGAAAATCTTGACAGAGAACAAGGCGAAGCATTTATAGATACACAAGGATTTGAAAAGTTAATTAAAACAGATACGGAAAGTTCCAAAAATCTATTCTTAGTTGCTATCGTCCAAAATAAAATTGTGGGATTTTCAAGGTGCGAAGGAAGTAACTTAAAACGACTTTCTCATAAAGTCGAATTTGGCGTCTGTGTTTTAAAAGACTATTGGGGCTATCGTATTGGGAAAAACTTATTAAAAGAATCCATCGATTGGGCGGATGCAAATAACATCAAAAAGATCATATTAACTGTTCTTGAAACAAATAAAAAAGCAATCCATCTTTATAAAACATTCGGCTTTCAAACAGAGGGAATTCTTCGAAATGACAAACTCCTTTCTGACGGTCAGTTTTATCATACTGTTATAATGGGAAGATGGAATGGATAA
- the gpmA gene encoding 2,3-diphosphoglycerate-dependent phosphoglycerate mutase codes for MIKLVLIRHGQSLWNLENRFTGWTDVDLSENGLHEARTAGAILKKNGYTFDVAYTSVLKRAIRTLWIILHEMDLAWVPVHKSWKLNERHYGALQGLNKDETAKKYGEEQVHIWRRSTNVRPPALAEDDPRYEVTDPRYKRLKKGEFPLTECLEDTEKRVLEFWHKEIAPMLCSNQKVIISSHGNTIRSLVKYLDHLSDDGVVSLNIPTGIPLVYELDEHLHPIRHYYLNMDGEVQEGVIPKHISF; via the coding sequence ATGATAAAACTTGTACTTATTCGACACGGACAAAGTTTATGGAATTTAGAAAATCGGTTTACAGGATGGACAGATGTAGATTTATCCGAAAATGGATTACATGAAGCGCGAACAGCTGGTGCGATATTAAAAAAGAATGGCTATACATTTGATGTTGCATACACATCGGTATTAAAAAGGGCTATTCGGACATTATGGATCATTCTTCATGAGATGGACCTTGCTTGGGTTCCTGTACATAAATCATGGAAATTAAATGAAAGACATTACGGAGCATTACAAGGATTAAATAAGGATGAAACAGCTAAAAAATATGGAGAGGAGCAGGTTCATATTTGGAGACGAAGTACAAATGTAAGACCGCCAGCTCTTGCCGAAGATGATCCAAGATATGAAGTCACTGATCCAAGATATAAGCGATTAAAAAAAGGTGAGTTTCCACTGACAGAGTGCTTAGAGGATACGGAAAAAAGAGTACTAGAATTTTGGCATAAAGAAATTGCACCTATGCTATGCTCAAATCAAAAAGTCATTATATCATCGCACGGTAATACGATTCGCTCTCTCGTGAAGTATTTAGACCATCTTTCCGATGATGGAGTGGTTTCATTAAATATTCCTACTGGTATTCCGCTTGTTTATGAATTAGATGAGCATTTACATCCAATCCGTCACTACTATTTAAATATGGATGGTGAAGTACAAGAAGGTGTTATTCCAAAACACATTTCTTTTTAA
- the spoIISB gene encoding stage II sporulation protein SB, translating to MKDTKQNNLSFFKEQKEAPNIDFSLVKGALTENINRLEKLMYREPSKYIHGKKLKENV from the coding sequence ATGAAAGACACAAAACAAAACAATCTTTCATTTTTTAAGGAACAGAAAGAAGCACCAAACATTGATTTCTCTCTTGTAAAAGGTGCATTAACAGAAAATATCAATCGGTTAGAAAAACTGATGTATCGTGAACCATCAAAATATATCCATGGAAAAAAACTGAAAGAAAACGTATAA
- a CDS encoding type II toxin-antitoxin system SpoIISA family toxin, which yields MTVTSVRIGLFFLVIFFLFLIFFYWRNEERYEERKQLIRKTWYGLFITSVTMYFMMKGIDLTLWKHILMVVAMVVFVDIAFILTPNISEIWGAKFSDIGKTVQSIKRSLIASKARGEIYTTLIQNVNPAAFGTMEWETDAEYARSLNAFLDTYAEKIGAKIVVFVTEEELNTNFRGVRSQFSITVSPESIEQLNEQKAVQIENVGIIPAKIIKDVYIIMDGQKNNLQDRDFENVYNLTIHHSYFCK from the coding sequence TTGACTGTCACTAGCGTTCGAATTGGCTTGTTTTTTCTTGTAATCTTTTTTTTATTTCTTATTTTCTTTTATTGGAGAAATGAAGAACGATACGAGGAAAGAAAACAACTTATTCGAAAGACGTGGTATGGTTTATTTATTACATCAGTCACAATGTATTTCATGATGAAAGGAATTGATTTAACCCTCTGGAAACATATTTTAATGGTTGTTGCGATGGTTGTATTTGTTGATATTGCATTTATTTTAACGCCAAATATTTCGGAAATCTGGGGCGCAAAGTTTAGTGATATTGGTAAGACAGTTCAATCGATTAAACGATCGCTTATTGCTTCAAAAGCAAGAGGAGAAATATATACAACACTTATTCAAAATGTAAATCCAGCTGCATTTGGTACGATGGAATGGGAAACAGATGCTGAGTATGCACGCAGTTTAAATGCTTTTCTTGATACGTATGCTGAAAAAATAGGTGCGAAAATTGTAGTATTTGTCACAGAAGAGGAATTAAATACAAACTTCCGAGGTGTTCGATCTCAATTTAGTATTACAGTATCACCCGAATCTATTGAACAACTGAATGAGCAAAAAGCAGTTCAAATTGAAAATGTTGGAATTATACCAGCGAAAATAATAAAAGACGTTTATATTATTATGGATGGACAAAAAAATAATTTGCAAGATCGTGACTTTGAAAATGTATATAATTTAACAATACATCATAGTTACTTTTGTAAGTAA